A genome region from bacterium BMS3Abin08 includes the following:
- the vapC gene encoding tRNA(fMet)-specific endonuclease VapC encodes MLSSDVTPLLVNDINLGETFYILARERGIEQAGYFMDVIFPNLPIRNIANTLTDVLEAAKIKSEYSISYADCFAAATAIREDASIVTGDPEFRKLEGKVSIVWI; translated from the coding sequence TTGCTCTCATCGGATGTTACACCCCTGCTGGTTAATGATATTAACCTCGGAGAGACCTTTTACATCCTTGCAAGGGAAAGGGGAATAGAGCAGGCAGGGTATTTCATGGATGTTATATTCCCTAATCTGCCCATTAGAAATATCGCAAATACACTCACCGACGTGCTTGAGGCTGCAAAAATAAAGAGTGAATACTCTATATCCTATGCCGACTGCTTTGCAGCAGCCACTGCTATAAGAGAGGATGCCTCCATAGTTACAGGAGATCCGGAGTTCAGGAAACTTGAAGGGAAAGTCTCTATAGTCTGGATTTGA
- a CDS encoding spoVT / AbrB like domain protein: MAIVKTSTKGQVVIPKQEREKLGIKQGSKVIVEVVDDHIEIRPLPEEPVEYFCGIFREGTSLTKALLRERKEDLKREEEKAARFLRTPNIPKKRKRL; this comes from the coding sequence ATGGCTATTGTGAAAACCTCGACTAAAGGGCAGGTTGTTATCCCTAAGCAGGAAAGAGAAAAACTCGGTATAAAGCAAGGCTCAAAGGTCATAGTTGAAGTTGTCGATGACCACATCGAGATACGTCCGTTGCCTGAAGAGCCGGTTGAGTATTTTTGCGGCATCTTCAGAGAAGGCACCTCTCTTACAAAGGCCCTGTTAAGGGAAAGAAAGGAGGATCTTAAACGTGAAGAAGAAAAGGCTGCTCGATTCTTACGCACTCCTAACATACCTAAAAAGAGAAAAAGGTTATGA
- the mtfA gene encoding protein MtfA: protein MGGPVFFILALVVLVTAFVIGRQHLRNAGRQRLMKQPFPREWEDILRKNVALYQHLPEDLRKPLHGYINVFLNEKKFEGCGGLQLTEAMKVTIAAQACLLLLKGNPTFYPKLKTILVYPGAYVARQTSFIGGVPVQSDSARLGESWNSGELVLAWDHVKEESLDIRDGHNVVLHEFSHQLDQEDGRSDGAPILEQGSSYVAWARILSSEYGELVEKVKKHHKDVIDSYGATNPAEFFAVITEAFFKKPAKLNKKHPELYEELKLYYKMDPLQWF from the coding sequence TTGGGTGGCCCCGTATTTTTTATCCTGGCGCTTGTCGTCCTGGTCACGGCCTTTGTCATTGGCAGACAACATCTGCGCAACGCCGGACGTCAACGGCTGATGAAGCAGCCGTTTCCTCGGGAGTGGGAGGATATACTCCGGAAAAACGTGGCCCTTTATCAACACCTTCCCGAGGATCTCAGGAAGCCGCTTCACGGCTACATAAATGTGTTTCTGAATGAAAAGAAATTCGAGGGCTGCGGCGGACTCCAGCTTACCGAGGCAATGAAGGTGACCATAGCAGCGCAGGCATGCCTGCTGTTGTTGAAGGGGAACCCCACTTTTTATCCCAAGCTGAAAACCATACTCGTCTATCCCGGGGCCTACGTTGCCAGGCAGACATCCTTTATCGGAGGGGTCCCCGTTCAGTCGGACAGCGCCAGGCTCGGCGAGTCATGGAACAGCGGCGAACTGGTGCTGGCCTGGGATCACGTCAAAGAGGAGTCCCTGGATATCAGGGACGGGCACAATGTCGTTCTGCATGAATTCTCCCACCAACTGGATCAGGAGGACGGCAGGTCCGACGGCGCACCGATTCTCGAGCAAGGATCCAGTTACGTTGCCTGGGCGAGGATCCTGAGCAGTGAGTACGGAGAACTCGTTGAAAAGGTGAAAAAGCATCACAAGGATGTGATAGACTCCTACGGAGCTACCAATCCGGCGGAGTTTTTTGCGGTGATCACCGAGGCATTTTTCAAAAAGCCGGCAAAGCTCAACAAAAAGCATCCCGAACTCTACGAGGAATTAAAACTCTACTATAAAATGGATCCGCTCCAATGGTTTTGA
- the thrC_2 gene encoding threonine synthase, which translates to MGFVSGLKCRECGREYNIAPIYVCEFCFGPLETVYNYRKIRKAMTRKKIEKRDENLWRYRELLPIEGEPQVGLNSGFTPLVKADNLAEEFGVRELYVKDDTVAHPTLSFKDRVVAVALTKAKEFGFDTVACASTGNLAHSVSAHGAKAGFNRFIFIPATLEASKIVASLIFEPNLIAVDGNYDDVNRLCSEIANKYNWAFVNINIRPFYAEGSKTIGFEIAEQLGWKAPDNVVVPCASGSLLTKVGKAFKELQKVGLLKSSDTRVFAAQAHGCNPIVTAIKNNTDVIRPIKPDTVAKSLAIGNPADGFYAYKVVKNSGGYGEEVTDDEIIEGMKTLARTEGIFAETAGGVTVAVTRKLIQQGYIGKNDVTVLCVTGNGMKTQEALQGKMKEPHYIKPRLEAFEDVLRKL; encoded by the coding sequence ATGGGGTTCGTAAGCGGTCTGAAATGCAGGGAATGCGGCAGGGAATACAATATTGCGCCCATATATGTCTGTGAATTCTGTTTCGGTCCACTTGAGACCGTATATAACTACAGAAAGATAAGAAAGGCAATGACGCGCAAGAAGATAGAGAAAAGGGATGAAAACCTCTGGCGCTACAGGGAGTTGCTCCCGATTGAAGGAGAGCCCCAGGTTGGGTTGAATTCGGGATTTACTCCCCTTGTCAAGGCGGATAATCTTGCAGAGGAGTTTGGTGTCAGGGAACTGTATGTTAAGGACGATACCGTTGCCCACCCTACCCTCTCATTCAAGGACAGGGTCGTTGCCGTGGCGCTGACCAAGGCAAAGGAGTTTGGTTTTGACACGGTCGCCTGCGCTTCGACGGGCAACCTCGCCCATTCGGTTTCGGCGCATGGAGCAAAGGCCGGGTTCAACCGCTTCATATTTATACCGGCAACACTCGAGGCAAGCAAGATAGTGGCTTCCCTTATTTTCGAGCCAAATCTTATTGCGGTCGATGGAAATTACGACGACGTAAACAGACTCTGCAGCGAGATTGCCAACAAATACAACTGGGCCTTTGTGAATATCAACATACGGCCCTTTTATGCCGAGGGGTCGAAGACCATAGGCTTCGAGATCGCAGAGCAGCTTGGCTGGAAGGCGCCGGATAATGTGGTTGTCCCCTGTGCAAGCGGGTCGCTTCTGACAAAGGTCGGAAAGGCATTCAAGGAGTTACAGAAGGTGGGACTACTGAAGTCCTCGGACACAAGGGTATTTGCCGCACAGGCCCATGGGTGTAATCCCATCGTCACCGCGATCAAGAACAACACCGACGTCATACGCCCGATCAAGCCCGACACCGTTGCCAAATCCCTCGCAATAGGCAACCCGGCCGACGGGTTCTATGCCTACAAGGTGGTTAAAAACTCCGGGGGTTACGGTGAAGAGGTCACCGACGATGAGATCATAGAGGGAATGAAGACCCTTGCAAGGACAGAGGGCATCTTTGCTGAAACCGCAGGTGGAGTTACGGTGGCGGTGACCAGGAAACTGATTCAGCAGGGATACATCGGGAAGAACGATGTAACGGTGCTCTGCGTTACCGGCAACGGGATGAAGACGCAGGAGGCTCTTCAGGGAAAGATGAAAGAGCCTCACTACATCAAACCCAGGCTCGAGGCCTTCGAGGATGTCCTCAGGAAGCTCTGA
- the cysO gene encoding sulfur carrier protein CysO gives MAVKVKIPTPLQRLTNGREEVEAAPGKVIDLINDLDSRYPGIGERISEDGKVRRFVNIYVNDEDIRFLQAEETKVKDGDEVSIVPAIAGGRGGYDTQG, from the coding sequence ATGGCTGTAAAGGTAAAAATTCCAACCCCTCTTCAGAGGCTTACAAACGGCCGGGAAGAGGTGGAAGCAGCACCGGGTAAGGTTATCGATCTGATCAACGACCTCGATTCCCGTTATCCCGGGATCGGTGAGAGGATCTCTGAGGACGGAAAGGTCAGGAGATTCGTGAATATCTACGTCAATGATGAGGATATCCGGTTCCTGCAGGCAGAGGAGACCAAGGTAAAGGACGGTGACGAGGTCTCCATAGTCCCTGCAATAGCAGGAGGAAGGGGGGGCTATGACACGCAGGGTTAA